A portion of the Juglans microcarpa x Juglans regia isolate MS1-56 chromosome 1D, Jm3101_v1.0, whole genome shotgun sequence genome contains these proteins:
- the LOC121255940 gene encoding ribosomal RNA-processing protein 14-like, which produces MKKKRQKPITDFKPDTDLKSIIHHHSLFFDKLVELIPAKFYLPNDDKDKPWFQGLSKAEKALAKKESRENIKKARRDRLDPEKSSATTLDLLKQSLEKEQLNDSDDEEIEIKPILSGIEGEDNNRQVTLEELRQRLHLKIEQTRANRNSEDSNRAKKRNEREYRNGIQQKKRKRDSVYDEKKPTTSSSADQIGKDIAEASKELAFTHVKLGDEEELGKKKKRKLSKMKELERAKKFKEAREDPEKGLVISKKHSWKAATSRAAGIKVHDDPSLLKRSIQKEKKRHQKNAEKWSERLQTTRKMKAEKQQKRSENIAQKIHEKKMRRIAKREKKLMRPGFEGRKEGFINEGSR; this is translated from the coding sequence atgaagaaaaaaaggcaaaagcCTATAACTGATTTTAAACCTGATACCGATTTGAAGTCTATCATTCATCATCATTCTCTGTTCTTTGACAAGTTAGTTGAGTTAATCCCCGCAAAATTCTATCTGCCCAATGATGATAAGGATAAGCCATGGTTTCAGGGCCTCAGCAAGGCCGAAAAAGCTTTGGCAAAGAAGGAATCAAGGGAGAACATTAAAAAAGCTCGAAGAGATCGTTTGGATCCAGAAAAGTCTTCTGCAACAACCCTTGATTTGCTAAAGCAAAGTTTGGAGAAAGAACAATTGAATGATAGTGATGATGAGGAAATAGAAATCAAGCCTATTCTTTCTGGCATTGAAGGTGAAGATAATAATCGGCAGGTGACATTAGAGGAACTTCGGCAACGGCTGCATCTAAAAATTGAACAGACTAGAGCAAATAGGAATTCCGAAGATTCCAACAGAGCAAAGAAAAGGAATGAGAGAGAATACAGAAATGGAATTCAGCAGAAGAAACGCAAGAGGGACTCTGTTTATGACGAAAAGAAACCAACAACTAGTAGTTCTGCAGATCAAATTGGTAAGGATATAGCAGAGGCTTCAAAGGAACTTGCATTTACTCATGTCAAACTTGGGGATGAGGAAGAGCTtggcaagaagaagaagaggaaactTTCAAAGATGAAGGAGCTTGAAAGGGCAAAGAAATTTAAAGAAGCGAGGGAAGATCCTGAAAAAGGTCTGGTTATCTCGAAGAAGCATTCGTGGAAAGCGGCAACGAGTAGAGCAGCTGGGATTAAAGTTCATGATGATCCAAGTCTGTTGAAAAGGAGTAtacaaaaggagaagaagaggcATCAGAAGAATGCTGAGAAATGGTCGGAGAGGCTGCAGACCACACGGAAGATGAAAGCAGAGAAACAGCAAAAGAGGTCAGAAAATATAGCACAGAAGATTCACGAGAAGAAAATGCGTCGAAttgcaaagagagagaaaaagctaATGCGTCCTGGATTTGAAGGTCGAAAGGAAGGTTTTATAAATGAAGGTTCACGTTAA
- the LOC121255948 gene encoding membrane protein PM19L, which yields MAQTVGRNIAAPLLFINLIMYLLVVGFASWCINKYINGQMNHPSLGGNPATSYFLTFALLAGVLGVVSKFLGGNHIRAWRNDSLASAASTSIVAWAITALAFGLACKEIDIGGYRGWRLKVVEAFIIILTFTQLLYVLLLHAGVFSSKYGPGYRDRDYGMGPAAGTADPTPKGVGVAGSRV from the exons ATGGCTCAGACGGTGGGGAGGAACATAGCAGCTCCTTTGCTGTTTATAAACTTGATCATGTACCTTCTTGTGGTGGGTTTTGCTAGTTGGTGTATTAACAAGTATATCAATGGCCAAATGAACCATCCca GTTTAGGGGGCAATCCTGCGACAAGTTACTTCTTGACCTTCGCCTTATTGGCTGGTGTCCTTGGCGTGGTTTCAAAGTTTCTTGGTGGCAACCACATCAGAGCTTGGAGGAATGACAGTCTAGCCTCTGCAGCATCAACATCAATAGTGGCATGGGCAATTACTGCACTAGCTTTTGG GCTTGCGTGCAAGGAGATAGACATAGGAGGGTACAGAGGGTGGAGACTGAAGGTAGTAGAGGCATTCATAATTATTCTAACGTTCACCCAGTTGTTGTACGTTTTGTTACTTCATGCTGGGGTGTTCAGCAGCAAGTACGGTCCCGGTTACCGCGACAGAGATTATGGCATGGGGCCGGCAGCCGGTACCGCTGACCCGACGCCTAAGGGTGTCGGGGTTGCTGGTTCTAGGGTTTAA